The DNA sequence GAAGCATGAGGTCCTTTACAGTTCGCGCATCGGGTGGCTTCTCTCTCATTTGGGCATGCAGTGACTGGATGAGGTCCACTGCATCTGACGCAGCGGACAAGCGATCTGCATGCATTCGCGGTGTGACCGAAGCGTTGGCACTTGAAACACTGTAAGACTCTTGGGGCAGTGTTTCTTACTTCTTCGACTTGATGGTGGTTATAATACAATATGATTCCTGAGGAGAGAACTTTCTCGGCCGTTTTTTCATTGGGGATACTAATTTTTATAAGAGGTGTTGGAAGGCCAGTTTTGGGTGACTTGATGCGGATGAGTTTATTGACTTCGATACCTTGTGTTTCTAATTCTTCCTTAACTTCATCCAAGGTTATATCAAAGGGAACACTACGGATGACGACTTCTTTTCCTGGAAGCCGATTACCCGGAATACGCGTTGAGATGTTGGCACCATTAAAGGCATTATTAGGCCATGGCTTGAGAATTGTTCCGTAGCTATGGGGATCGGCACATTTGATAATAACCCCTCCTCTTGGGAGACGTCTTAATTCTTTGAGGATAACATGGGGGAAAAGTTTTCTAAGTTCATTGGCAATTTCAGGAATTCTTGTCGTGGCTGGGATTCCCTCGATGATTATGGCTGGTGGCAGCCTTGGTTGGACCTGAGTGTTGATAGATGGGGGTGGATTGGTTATGTTCTTCACAGGGGACGAGGCTTGTTGATGTTTGGGCTCGGATGGTTTTTCATGCATATCGGCTACTTCTAGAGCGGTAGTATTTTCTTGGAGGGAAGTACATGAATTGTTATCACTAGAGTCTGAGATTGGCATGTTGTCCGATTCAGGCTCGCTGAAAGAACAACAATCTGTGGCGTCTTGAAGGAGGTTAAGCTGCTCAGAACTTGATAGAGCTTCACTGGTTGACCTGGTAACTCTTTTCCTGGTCATCTTGCGTAGATCTTCAAATATGGTATTGGTAAACTTTAAGGTGCTTGGACCTGGTTAGTTATACCAATACCTGCCTGTAGTCACGTAGGCCAAAGAACTTTAGCTAGTATTACTAAATGAAAAAATCGCTCGGTAAAACGCAGAGACTGAAAAACACGTCTGATGATCTCGGTGTCCGTCTCGGATCATAAGATGTCTAAACTTGggcaactaaaactaaactaacgtggcaggggttcagtttagagagagagaaatccgaagagttctctctccaactggggtgttcaggaactttgtagttcctcttcgtcccctttcgtggattgttattaggattaagtggtgggttttttttttattattattattttaataaattaattatcgttattattcttgactttttaggtggggaatgtctcactaaatggtcttttgggtggaggcaaaggtagcaaaCTTGggctaaaactaaactaaactaacgtggcaggggttcagattagagagagagaaatccgaagagttctctctccaactggggtgttcaggaactttgtagttcctcttcgtcccctttcgtgaattgttattaggattaagtggtggttttttttttttatattattattttaataaattaattattgttattattcttgactttttgggtggggaatgtctcactaaatggtcttttgggtggaggcaaaggtagcagtggaaagaaggaaaggtcgggacctgtctcgaaagaaaagttgggtagatgtgaacatgaatgtaattcattcaagttcagatcaaatcaaacggcccgattctgggtctggcaaaaaggttgcctgggctggga is a window from the Tachypleus tridentatus isolate NWPU-2018 unplaced genomic scaffold, ASM421037v1 Hic_cluster_1, whole genome shotgun sequence genome containing:
- the LOC143242014 gene encoding uncharacterized protein LOC143242014, which gives rise to MTRKRVTRSTSEALSSSEQLNLLQDATDCCSFSEPESDNMPISDSSDNNSCTSLQENTTALEVADMHEKPSEPKHQQASSPVKNITNPPPSINTQVQPRLPPAIIIEGIPATTRIPEIANELRKLFPHVILKELRRLPRGGVIIKCADPHSYGTILKPWPNNAFNGANISTRIPGNRLPGKEVVIRSVPFDITLDEVKEELETQGIEVNKLIRIKSPKTGLPTPLIKISIPNEKTAEKVLSSGIILYYNHHQVEEVRNTAPRVLQCFKCQRFGHTANACRSLVRCVRCSGPHPVTACPNEREATRCANCKGPHASSYRGCPTFQDILNMQRPTPVTSHIPTNTKKINPFCHTRGSHTNGHSTT